From the genome of Paracoccus alcaliphilus:
CCCTTGCCTTGTCACAGATCACGAACAACAGAATCCACGGATTGCGGCTGCGGCCATCTATACACGGCCCGGCACGCCGCGACAGTCCCGCAGCGTAAAGACGGCATGACATTTGCGGATCGTTGCCGGTGTGGCGAATGTCCCGGCAACGATCCGCGAAACACGCGGGAAATCAGCGCCCGTCGCAGCGCGACCTAGAGCAGCCCGTCATGGGCGCTCACGGCATTGCAAGCCGAACGGTTGCCCTGCTGGCAGGTCGCGCGCAGATCGCCGATGGATATCCCACCCGTCGCCCGTGTCGTCGTGGTGGTCGAGGACGAACAGGCGGACAGCGCGAGGACGGAGGCAAGAACAATAAATCGGATCATGCCGCATCGTCCCTTGAAATTTTCCCCGGAGTCAAGCCGCTCATGTGCCTTTCCGGGGTCCGATCCGCGCAATTTCCGGCAATCCCGGTCACGGATTCAGCTCGGGCAGGTTGCCGGGCCGCAGCGCCGACAGATCCCGCGCCATGCCCGACAGGCCGGGCAGCAGGGGCAGCAGCGCCGCCTGCACCGAATGATAGATGTCGGGCTTGCCCGGAAACTGCCGGTCCGAAGGCGCGCCGTCCCGGTCGATCTCGGGGAACCAGCCGCCACGCTGGCGGTCGATGAACAGACGCTCTGCCGCCCGCCAGAACATCAGGTAATCCTCGCCCCGGTCATCGCCCGCCTTCAGCAGGGCGGCGGCGGCGCCGATCGCCTCGGTCACCGGCCACCAATAGCGGTCGCGGCGCAGCGGTTTTCCACCCGGATCGACGGTATAGAGGATGCCGCCCTGATCCAGCCAGCCATCGCCCAACGCGCGCTCGTACAGCCTGCCCGCCCATGCAGGCAGGGTCGCGTCCCGCCGCCCGTCCAGATCCCACGCCTGCAACAGCAGCCGCGCGAATTCAAAGGAATGGCCGGGCGTGGTGCCGCCGGGGCGGAACATCGGATTGCCCTCATAGGCCGGATCGACCTGCCAGTCGTCGGTGAAATGTTCCGGCAACCGCCAGTCATGTTCCGCGCCGATCCGGCCGATGAAGAAATCGAAAATCCCCCTCGCCCGGCGCAGCAGGGCCAGGTCGCCGGTCGCCTCGGTCGCGGCCAGCAGCGCCTCGGACATGTGCATATTCGCATTCATCCCGCGATAGCCTGAGATGACGCGCCAGTCGCGGCCATATTCCTCGGTCATGCGGGCGTGGTCGTGGTCCCAGAAACGGGACTCGATCACGTCGAGGATATCGGCAAGCAGGCGGTCGGCATCGGGATGGCCCGCCTGTTTCGCGCTGGCCGCCGCCAGCAGCACGAAGGCATGACCATAGGCCAGCTTGTTGCCCTCCAGCGCGGCGCCTCCGGGCGCAAACGACCACAGATAGCCGCCGTGGCGGCTGTCCCGATGCAGGTGCCACAGGGCCGCCATGCCGTGATCGACGATCCGGTCCGCGCCTTTGACGCCCAGCAGATGCGCCATCGCGAAGGCATGGACCATGCGCGTGGTCGCATGCAGTTCCCGCGCCACGCCGGGGATGGGATCGCCATTCAGGTCCAGCGCGTGAAAGCCCCCCGCCGGATCGAGGCTGCGGGCAAAGAACCGGAACTGCCGCATGGCGTCCGCCAGCAGCCAGTCGCGATGTGCCCCGGTCCCCCACCACGGACCAGAGGCGGGAATGGTGTGTTCAGTCATGGCCGGACCTCATATGCGGCGCCCGCGATCAGGGGCGGGGCGGGAAACAGATGTTGCAAATCCGCCGGGGCATCGCCCGCGATGGCGCGCAGCAGCAGGCGGCCCATCATCTCGCCTGCCTCGGCCAGATCCTCGAAGATGCTGTCGAATCGCGGGCGGATGATCCCGGCCATGCCCGAGGTATGC
Proteins encoded in this window:
- a CDS encoding AGE family epimerase/isomerase is translated as MTEHTIPASGPWWGTGAHRDWLLADAMRQFRFFARSLDPAGGFHALDLNGDPIPGVARELHATTRMVHAFAMAHLLGVKGADRIVDHGMAALWHLHRDSRHGGYLWSFAPGGAALEGNKLAYGHAFVLLAAASAKQAGHPDADRLLADILDVIESRFWDHDHARMTEEYGRDWRVISGYRGMNANMHMSEALLAATEATGDLALLRRARGIFDFFIGRIGAEHDWRLPEHFTDDWQVDPAYEGNPMFRPGGTTPGHSFEFARLLLQAWDLDGRRDATLPAWAGRLYERALGDGWLDQGGILYTVDPGGKPLRRDRYWWPVTEAIGAAAALLKAGDDRGEDYLMFWRAAERLFIDRQRGGWFPEIDRDGAPSDRQFPGKPDIYHSVQAALLPLLPGLSGMARDLSALRPGNLPELNP